The DNA region TAAAAAAAAGAAAGCATAGACTGAGGGAGCAATTTCGTGAAGCCATGTATACCTTGTCTTCCTCTCTGTCAGCTGGAAGATCAGCAGAGCAGGCTTGCATACAGACATTAGCAGATCTTCAGATTCTTTATGATCACCAAACCGATATCATTATAGAATGGTCACTCATCGTGAAAAAGCTCAACATGAACGAGACCTTAGAGTCTGCGCTTGAGGATTTGGCGCTACGCGCAGGCGTTGAAGATATTCATAATTTTACAGGCGTTTTTATTATGGCAAAAAGAACCGGTGGTGATTTAATAAGGATAATAAGAGAGACAACGCATATGATTAATGAAAAAATAGAGATTCAAAAGGAAATAGATCTATTGGTTGTGCAAAAACAATTTGAACAAAAAATACTATCATACATTATTC from Petrocella atlantisensis includes:
- a CDS encoding type II secretion system F family protein, with the protein product MTYYFIMGMIFFNHLILASMACLGVYFHIKAQKALAIKKRKHRLREQFREAMYTLSSSLSAGRSAEQACIQTLADLQILYDHQTDIIIEWSLIVKKLNMNETLESALEDLALRAGVEDIHNFTGVFIMAKRTGGDLIRIIRETTHMINEKIEIQKEIDLLVVQKQFEQKILSYIIPGMIVFFQLTSPEFLGPLYTTLIGRMVMVFALFLYMLSRKIGEKIVSIEV